The following coding sequences are from one Prochlorococcus sp. MIT 1314 window:
- the ndhM gene encoding NAD(P)H-quinone oxidoreductase subunit M — translation MEKMLLKSTTRHVRIFTAEVVDKELQFHPNKLTLDLDPDNEFIWNEDSLNKINEKFNELVKERAGRDLDDYELRKIGSEIEGLIKFLLQNGQLSYNPDCRVMNYSMGLPKTNEVL, via the coding sequence ATGGAAAAAATGCTTTTAAAATCAACTACACGACATGTAAGAATTTTTACTGCTGAAGTTGTTGATAAAGAGTTACAGTTTCATCCCAATAAACTGACTCTTGATTTAGATCCAGATAACGAGTTTATTTGGAACGAAGATTCTTTGAACAAAATTAATGAGAAATTTAATGAATTAGTCAAAGAGAGAGCAGGAAGGGATTTAGATGATTATGAACTTCGGAAAATAGGATCAGAAATCGAAGGTCTTATTAAATTTTTGCTGCAAAATGGGCAATTAAGCTATAACCCTGATTGTCGAGTAATGAACTATTCAATGGGTTTACCAAAGACAAATGAAGTACTGTGA
- the pds gene encoding 15-cis-phytoene desaturase: MRVVIAGAGLAGLSCAKYLVDNGHIPIVLEARDVLGGKVAAWKDEDGDWYETGLHIFFGAYPNMLQLFKELDIEDRLQWKSHSMIFNQPSEPGTYSRFDFPDIPAPINGVSAILSNNDMLSWNEKILFGLGLVPAMLRGQKYLDKCDTKSWTDWLKEHNIPERVNDEVFIAMSKALNFIGPDEISSTVLLTALNRFLQEKNGSKMAFLDGAPPERLCQPIVEYITARGGEVHMNSPLRQINLNEDSTVKSFTIASLNSNEKKELTADSYVSAMPVDLFKLMIPKQWKGLDAFSKLDGLNGVPVINIHLWFDKKLTDIDHLLFSRSPLLSVYADMSITCKEYEDPNRSMLELVFAPAKDWINKSDQEIVDATMEELKKLFPTHFIGDDKTILRKYKVVKTPRSVYKAVPGCQEFRPSQKSPIKNFFLAGDYTMQKYLASMEGAVLSGKLCAESINKEYSKTSQNVS, from the coding sequence ATGCGTGTTGTAATTGCTGGTGCGGGTTTGGCGGGGTTATCTTGCGCTAAATATCTAGTTGATAATGGTCACATTCCAATAGTTCTTGAAGCAAGAGATGTTCTTGGAGGTAAGGTTGCTGCATGGAAAGATGAGGATGGAGATTGGTACGAAACTGGTTTGCATATCTTTTTTGGAGCCTACCCTAATATGTTGCAACTTTTTAAGGAACTAGATATTGAGGATAGACTCCAATGGAAAAGTCATTCAATGATTTTTAATCAGCCCTCAGAGCCTGGAACTTATAGTAGATTTGACTTTCCCGATATACCAGCTCCCATAAATGGAGTTTCAGCCATCCTGAGCAATAACGATATGCTTTCATGGAATGAAAAGATTCTTTTTGGATTAGGGTTAGTTCCTGCAATGTTAAGAGGTCAAAAATACTTAGACAAATGTGATACCAAATCATGGACAGATTGGCTTAAGGAACACAATATTCCAGAAAGAGTTAATGATGAAGTTTTTATTGCTATGAGTAAGGCTTTAAATTTTATTGGGCCTGATGAAATATCTTCTACAGTTTTATTAACAGCACTAAACAGATTTTTACAAGAAAAAAATGGTTCAAAAATGGCATTCCTCGACGGAGCTCCTCCAGAAAGACTTTGTCAACCAATTGTTGAATATATCACTGCTCGTGGAGGAGAAGTTCACATGAATAGTCCATTAAGGCAAATTAACCTTAATGAAGATAGTACTGTTAAGAGCTTTACAATTGCCTCTCTAAATTCAAATGAAAAGAAAGAGCTTACTGCCGACTCTTATGTTAGTGCAATGCCTGTAGATCTCTTTAAATTAATGATACCTAAACAATGGAAGGGTCTAGACGCGTTTTCTAAATTAGATGGTTTAAATGGTGTACCAGTTATTAATATTCACTTATGGTTTGACAAAAAATTAACAGATATTGATCATTTACTTTTTAGCAGATCACCACTTCTTAGTGTGTATGCAGATATGAGTATTACATGTAAAGAATATGAAGATCCAAATAGATCAATGCTTGAATTAGTTTTTGCCCCAGCAAAAGACTGGATAAATAAGAGTGATCAAGAAATAGTTGATGCAACGATGGAAGAACTAAAAAAATTATTCCCAACACATTTTATAGGAGATGATAAGACAATTTTAAGAAAATATAAAGTAGTCAAAACTCCAAGATCTGTTTATAAGGCAGTGCCTGGATGTCAGGAGTTCAGACCTAGCCAAAAATCTCCTATAAAAAATTTCTTTTTGGCTGGTGATTATACTATGCAAAAATATTTAGCATCTATGGAAGGAGCCGTTTTAAGTGGTAAATTGTGCGCGGAATCAATCAACAAGGAGTATTCCAAAACCTCTCAAAATGTTTCTTGA
- a CDS encoding NnrU family protein, whose amino-acid sequence METHKTSLVILLLIFIFAVIHSGGAALRIKAESIMGARLWRLCFVFLSLPSAIILISYFLAHRYDGIRLWNFQGNNFVFLVVWLLTAISFLFLYPATYNLLEIPSVLKPKVRIYGTGIMRITRHPQAFGQIIWCFAHTLWIGTSFTLITSIGLVLHHLFAIWHGDKRLAKRFGEEFENFKKNTSIIPFKAIFERKQEFKIKEFFRLSQLGILIAIGVLWWSHQYINIAVKTFNSSFLSEFFN is encoded by the coding sequence ATGGAGACACATAAAACTTCCTTGGTGATATTACTATTGATTTTTATTTTTGCTGTAATTCATAGTGGCGGAGCTGCTTTAAGAATTAAAGCAGAATCTATTATGGGAGCAAGATTATGGCGGTTATGTTTTGTTTTTTTAAGTTTGCCATCTGCAATTATCTTGATTAGTTATTTTTTAGCTCATAGATATGATGGAATCAGATTATGGAATTTTCAAGGTAATAATTTCGTTTTTTTAGTAGTTTGGCTTTTAACTGCCATTAGTTTTTTGTTTTTATATCCCGCCACTTACAATTTGTTGGAAATTCCGTCAGTCTTAAAACCTAAAGTACGAATTTACGGAACTGGGATAATGAGAATTACAAGACATCCCCAAGCATTTGGTCAGATAATTTGGTGTTTTGCTCATACTTTATGGATTGGTACATCATTTACATTGATAACTTCTATTGGATTAGTATTGCATCATCTCTTTGCAATCTGGCATGGGGATAAAAGATTAGCCAAAAGATTTGGCGAAGAATTTGAAAACTTTAAAAAAAATACTTCCATAATCCCCTTTAAGGCGATATTTGAAAGAAAGCAAGAATTCAAAATTAAGGAATTTTTTAGGTTATCGCAACTTGGTATATTGATTGCAATAGGAGTACTGTGGTGGTCACATCAGTACATAAATATTGCTGTTAAAACATTTAATTCATCATTTTTGTCGGAATTTTTCAATTGA
- a CDS encoding NAD(P)H-quinone oxidoreductase subunit 5, with the protein MPQASEIAWLIPVFPLIGAVLSGLGLISINKKINNSREIVSISLISFVGISAVISYKALIEQINGYQSVEKLFVWANAGDFTIPMGFVLDPLGSVMLALVTTITLLVMIYSHGYMAHDKGYVRFFTYLALFSSSMMGLIISPNLLEIYVFWELVGMCSYLLVGFWYDRDGAAHAAQKAFVVNRVGDFGLLLGILGLFWATNSFDFNEIATGISKSVSDNSIPIWAALLLCFLVFLGPMAKSAQFPLHVWLPDAMEGPTPISALIHAATMVAAGIFLVARLQPLYSIFPSIQFIIALVGTITCFLGASIALTQMDLKKGLAYSTVSQLGYMMLAMGCGAPIAGIFHLITHACFKAMLFLGSGSVIHAMEEVVGHQPVLAQDMRLMGGLRKKMPYTSATFLIGCVAISGIPPLAGFWSKDEILGNAFISFPAFWFVGLLTAGMTAFYMFRLYFLTFEGDFRGENKELQKELLIASKVNLDEDNEEEHKEHGYIHESPWSMTFPLVFLAVPSVIIGFMGLPWDSKFANLLDPEEAEIAAKAFELKEFLPLAIASVVIASAGIIIAYQAYFVKKINLSILFADKFPTINKFLSNKWYLDDINEKLFVKGSRKLAKEVLEVDSKVVDGVVNLTGLVTLGSGEGLKYFETGRAQFYALIVFGGVILLVAIFGFQSPQVT; encoded by the coding sequence ATGCCTCAAGCTTCAGAAATTGCCTGGTTAATTCCTGTTTTCCCACTCATTGGAGCAGTGCTTTCTGGTTTAGGACTAATAAGTATTAACAAAAAAATTAATAATTCTAGAGAAATTGTTTCTATAAGTCTAATTTCATTCGTCGGTATTTCTGCAGTAATTAGTTATAAAGCTCTGATTGAACAAATTAATGGCTATCAATCCGTAGAAAAATTATTTGTATGGGCTAATGCTGGGGATTTCACGATCCCAATGGGTTTTGTCCTTGATCCTTTGGGTAGTGTGATGCTTGCTTTAGTAACTACCATAACTTTGCTGGTGATGATTTACTCACATGGTTATATGGCTCATGACAAGGGTTATGTCAGATTTTTTACATATTTAGCATTATTTAGTAGCTCAATGATGGGATTAATTATTAGTCCAAATTTGTTAGAAATTTACGTTTTTTGGGAGTTGGTTGGAATGTGTTCTTACTTATTGGTTGGTTTTTGGTATGACAGGGATGGTGCTGCCCACGCTGCACAAAAAGCATTTGTTGTGAATAGAGTAGGAGACTTTGGATTATTGCTCGGTATTCTTGGTCTGTTTTGGGCAACGAATAGTTTTGATTTTAATGAAATAGCTACTGGAATTTCTAAATCAGTTTCTGACAATTCAATACCCATTTGGGCTGCTTTACTCCTTTGTTTTTTAGTTTTTTTAGGGCCAATGGCAAAATCTGCGCAGTTTCCCCTCCATGTATGGTTACCTGATGCTATGGAGGGCCCGACACCGATTTCTGCACTTATTCATGCGGCGACAATGGTTGCCGCAGGAATATTTCTAGTAGCGAGGCTTCAACCTTTATATTCAATATTCCCTTCCATTCAGTTCATTATTGCTTTGGTGGGAACGATTACTTGTTTTTTAGGAGCTTCTATTGCTTTGACACAAATGGATTTAAAAAAGGGGTTAGCATACAGCACCGTTTCTCAGCTTGGTTATATGATGCTTGCGATGGGTTGTGGCGCTCCAATTGCAGGAATTTTCCATTTGATTACTCATGCTTGCTTTAAAGCAATGCTATTTCTGGGATCTGGCTCTGTAATACATGCTATGGAAGAAGTAGTGGGTCATCAGCCTGTATTGGCTCAAGACATGAGATTGATGGGCGGTTTAAGAAAAAAAATGCCATATACTTCAGCAACATTTTTAATAGGTTGTGTAGCAATAAGCGGAATTCCTCCCTTAGCGGGTTTTTGGAGTAAAGACGAGATACTCGGAAATGCATTTATATCATTCCCAGCTTTTTGGTTTGTAGGACTTCTAACAGCTGGCATGACAGCCTTTTATATGTTTAGGCTTTATTTCTTGACATTTGAAGGAGATTTTAGAGGAGAGAATAAAGAATTACAAAAAGAACTTTTAATCGCTTCTAAAGTGAATCTAGATGAAGACAATGAAGAAGAGCATAAAGAACATGGTTATATTCATGAGTCTCCTTGGTCAATGACATTTCCCTTGGTATTTCTAGCTGTGCCCTCTGTAATTATTGGTTTTATGGGACTCCCATGGGATAGTAAATTTGCAAATTTACTAGATCCTGAAGAAGCTGAAATTGCTGCAAAAGCTTTTGAATTAAAAGAATTTTTGCCTTTAGCAATTGCATCAGTTGTGATTGCATCAGCTGGAATTATTATTGCTTATCAAGCTTATTTTGTGAAAAAAATTAATTTGTCAATTTTATTTGCAGACAAGTTTCCTACTATTAATAAATTTTTATCAAACAAATGGTATTTAGATGATATAAATGAAAAACTTTTTGTGAAGGGAAGTAGAAAACTTGCTAA
- a CDS encoding LysR family transcriptional regulator, which yields MPELPFTLDQLRILKAIAAQGSFKKAADLLYVTQPAVSLQIQNLEKQLEITIFDRGGRKALLTEAGRLLLEYCERILNQCDEACKAIEDLNSLKGGTLVIGASQTTGTYLMPRMIGLFRQKYPDVSVQLQVHSTRRTGWSVANGQIDLAIIGGQLPGDLENLLQVIPYATDELALVLPSKHKLSNKKELLKEDLYKLNFVTLDSQSTTRKVVDKLLQDSGLDIQRLKIEMELNSLESIKNAVQSGLGASFLPVVSIERELAAGTIHKAFVADLEVKRELKLITNPSRYTSRASEVFKKNILPQFASLESPLRQT from the coding sequence ATGCCCGAATTACCATTTACTCTAGACCAATTAAGAATATTAAAAGCTATTGCAGCTCAGGGAAGTTTTAAAAAAGCTGCTGATTTATTATACGTAACCCAACCCGCTGTGAGTTTACAAATACAAAACCTAGAAAAACAACTTGAAATAACAATTTTCGATAGAGGTGGAAGAAAAGCTCTTTTAACTGAAGCAGGAAGACTATTACTTGAATATTGTGAGCGAATTTTGAATCAGTGTGACGAAGCTTGTAAAGCTATCGAAGATTTAAATAGTTTAAAAGGTGGAACCCTTGTAATTGGAGCCAGCCAGACAACAGGAACATATTTAATGCCAAGAATGATAGGACTTTTCAGACAAAAATATCCTGATGTATCTGTTCAACTTCAAGTTCATAGTACTAGAAGAACTGGCTGGAGTGTTGCCAATGGACAAATTGACCTAGCCATTATTGGAGGACAATTACCTGGCGATTTAGAAAATTTGCTACAAGTAATTCCATATGCAACAGATGAATTAGCCCTAGTTTTACCTTCTAAACACAAACTCTCTAACAAAAAAGAGCTTTTAAAAGAAGACTTATACAAATTAAATTTCGTAACATTAGATTCTCAATCTACAACAAGAAAAGTTGTTGACAAACTTCTTCAAGATTCTGGACTTGACATTCAAAGATTAAAAATTGAGATGGAACTGAACTCTCTTGAATCAATAAAGAATGCAGTTCAATCAGGTCTAGGGGCTTCGTTTTTACCAGTTGTTTCAATTGAAAGAGAATTAGCGGCTGGGACAATCCATAAAGCTTTCGTAGCTGACTTAGAGGTTAAAAGAGAACTAAAATTAATTACTAATCCCTCAAGATATACCTCTAGAGCATCAGAAGTATTTAAGAAAAATATCCTACCTCAGTTTGCAAGTTTAGAAAGCCCATTAAGGCAAACCTAA
- a CDS encoding DUF3172 domain-containing protein, with protein sequence MNRPPSNRRPRRGSNRRSYPSNPREMGSYGQRNGRLPASSEQKINFSTGTIAVLAGVLILGVGIGSAITSTTDGGQGNIASQQQLDMAVPDPEFCRQWGASAFVIDVEMYTTLNPSTSFVTQPALQPGCVIRRENWTVLQKQGAISNEDVRECKQRMNTFAYIGSIRDKPIVKCVYQTDVNENKFIIKGDGQAEDGGVGINKEAIQF encoded by the coding sequence GTGAATAGACCACCCTCAAATAGAAGGCCTAGGAGAGGCTCAAATAGAAGAAGTTACCCCTCAAATCCGAGAGAGATGGGCTCTTATGGACAAAGAAATGGTAGATTGCCTGCTTCTTCTGAACAAAAGATTAACTTCAGTACAGGAACTATCGCTGTTCTTGCGGGAGTACTAATTCTAGGAGTTGGTATTGGGAGTGCGATTACTAGTACAACAGATGGAGGACAGGGAAATATAGCTAGTCAACAACAATTAGATATGGCTGTTCCTGATCCTGAATTTTGCAGACAATGGGGTGCCAGCGCCTTTGTCATTGATGTTGAAATGTATACAACTCTCAATCCATCAACGAGTTTTGTAACGCAACCAGCTCTACAGCCAGGTTGTGTAATTCGAAGAGAGAATTGGACAGTTTTGCAAAAACAAGGAGCGATTAGTAATGAAGATGTAAGAGAATGTAAACAAAGAATGAATACTTTTGCTTATATTGGATCTATAAGAGATAAACCAATAGTTAAATGCGTTTATCAAACTGATGTTAATGAAAATAAATTTATAATTAAGGGAGATGGACAAGCCGAAGATGGAGGAGTAGGAATTAATAAAGAAGCAATTCAGTTCTAA